gatgacatcactgaattcaatgatgaattgacttttaactgaaaattgagtgtttactattatcattttccattatttatacactattctcctatttaatactgtaaagtgctttgacacaatctgtattgttaaaagcactatataaataaaggtgatgatgatgatgaacctCCTGATCTCAGACACACAGGACACAATCTCCAAGTAGCTACAAATGTCTCCAAGTAACTtgccaaaaataacaaacacctGAATTTGTGTTAATATCTACTTTCAGTTTGTAGcaatacatgtttgtttgttgtaattcACCCcattaatgtttaacattttgtaGTTAAAATTTTCCACTACACTGTATATGATGTAAACCTACAGTAATACAGACTCTTTTActaatataactatttttatagAAGATGATGAAAATGGCTGaactcttttccttttcttttctatatattactagtgaaataaaaatgaatgaggcATCATCATGCATAGCAATAAAATTTCCTCTTTATTGAGTTTCAGTCTAGATTCCAATAGACACAAGATGTTACATAATTTAAGCAGAAGTCATCACGAAAGAgcttactagaaaaaaaaactaaacaaaacaaaaaacatttatatttacaaacaaacCTTTAGGCATTTTAAGAACTATTGttaataaatattgcaaaaactCATTTGGAAACAGACACAGCAAGAAATGAGACAGTTCTCCAGTATATACATCGAGAGATAAAGAGAGTGTAGTGTTCGAGTAGTACTTCTAATTAAATAAATCCTACAAGTCGTTGCATTTCAAATCAAGATTCATTATACATTATTGGTGCCGTAATAAAGCAGCATGCTGTTTACTGCAGCTGAGCCAGCAGTGGTTTACAGTCATCTAAACGGTCCAGGCCTTCGACAGCTTCGATCAGCCTGTCCACCCTCTCGTTGGACAGAACTGCACCTGCATTGCTGCGGAACTTCTTTTGAAGGCTTTCTTGGCTAAGTGGGTTCCTCCAGTGACCATAGAAGGTGTCACAGCGCCCTCGCAGCACGTCTCCACTTGCCAAGGTGACCTCCACCTCACCGTACATGATGTTGAAATTGGCCGGGTTGTCATGGGGGTGCTCCACACGGACGCGGGAGAGGAGCGCGAGTAGCTCGGGTCGCTGGAGGGCCTCCGGATGGAAGGACTGCACTGTGACTTCTCCATCCAGCAGAGCGGTGCAGGCGTTGAACTGGAAGGAGTGGCGCGCCTGGTGCTCCGTCTCCGGGAATGGGCGGTTGATGTACTTGGACAGCGGCACCCTAAGCAGGATATCCTGCACCAGGTTTGGAGAAACACTGCCTCCTTTCAGGCCAACCAGGGACTTGTGCACGATGGCGGCGGCATCGGCGATCCAGTGCATGCCAAGGTGTGCGGGAAAGCGCTTGAACGCAATGTCTTGTGTCTCTATGAGGAAGCTGTGCTCATGCTCCTCCAGGGAAGCGATGGGGTTCGGTGCATAGTCTTCATAGAATGCACTGAATCCGGCAACCCCGGGTACTGCATCCAGGACTAGAGGACTTGCCTCCAACCCACGGGATGCCAGCAGGGCTGCTTCTAGACCCAGGCGCGAGGCGTTACCAATGTGAAGAGGTTTGGATTGCGTTGCTGCATTAGCCATTGGTGCACCTGCCAAAGATGCAGCGATGGCCAAGGCATTACTGCACTGACTGCGATCCAGAGAGAGGAGGCGTGCACAGGCTGCTGCGCTGCCCATAGTGCCCACCACGCTGGGAGGATGAAACCTGATGGGGAAGACAGAGAAAGAGTCATTAAAAACCAAGTAAAAGTCTGAAATAGTAACAGCAAATCCAATTAGATTCAATCAACTTCTGACATTATTCCAGAACCCAAGTGGATTCTGTTTTCACAGCACTCAGGAAATAACAAATTATAAGTGTTAACTATATTCTCAGAGCACAAACAGAACTGCTCTGCATAAACAGCTGTCTGAAGAAGCTTTGACAACTTTCCCATGGCATCTGTGATGCTCCAACCCACCCAGCTGCGTGTGCTTTACCTCACAGAATACACTGTTATCCAGGCTGTGCTGTATTTAGACATGCAATTATTGCTCTCCTTAGCTGAGACAAAGAAATGAACTCTAACCTCTTAGGGATGTTGTGAGCCTCGTTGGAGAATCTCATCAGCCGACCTTGGATTTCGATGCCCACATTGAAGGCGGTTAGAAAGTCAAGCCCACTTGGTTTACTGTTGTTGTGCAACATGTCACTTATAGCCAGGAGGGCAGGCAGTACTGCTCCTGAGGGGTGGGTCGCGGGATGCCAAGTGTCGTCAAAGTCCATCGAATGAGCCTGTGAAAAAACCAACATGTCAGTAATGGTCTAGAGTGTCTTTCTGTTTCTACATACCGGCATACATGTTTCATTGCCATGTCATTGCATTCTCTAGCATAGCCAAAACACTAGAGGGGAAAAGGAAAATCCTGTGCATGGCTACTGGTAGTATGAGAAAGACCAAATAAAATAGCCTGTCTAGTTTCTATTTGAAACACTTCCTGGAGTGTTATTAAACACACTCAGTTTAGAGGGTTTGCAGCAGACTTTCCTACAACACAGTGGATGTTTCTGTACTCAGTAAAAGATTCATAATGCTGAGGTTTCATCATTtgagttgttttcaacattgccaCATTTAGCTGCCAAAATTGGCGCTGAATGTTGCAAAACAAGTTTATAATTAATGCTTCATTGACTGTCTCTGCTGGAGGCTAATTTCAAGACTTGCAGAACAGGACTTTCTGGAGAAATGCTAAGAATGTGAAGAAGTTAAATCACATTCAGCATAAGCTGAACTAGGAAATTCAATTACAACTCAGTGCACTTGATGACACTTACTGCTACTCCATTGACAAACGCAGCAAGGGTTGGAGAGAGTTTCACGCCTTGGCGTCCGTAGACAAAGCTGACGTCATCAGGAGCGTACATGTGTGAGGAAAAAGATAAATGACTCATTCACATATCAACATGCTAGAAATGGCCAACATTACTGCTCAGACATAGACATTGTTTGAACACCATTGAAAGTGGTTACACAGACATGCTGAACTATGTCAAGGGAATTGTATTCTGTAAAATAATGACTTCACTCATTTCTGCTGGAAAAATGGTGTCTCTTCATGATGGAAAAACACAGGTTGTTTTCTCTACAGTTTACTATTTACTATTGGCGCCATGCTCTACCTGGCAGTGCTGTAGGGCAAGTTCAAACACATCAGTGGTGCTTCCCAAAAGCCCAACGCCGATGCTGTCCAGAACCATGCGTTTGCTGCGCTGCAGCACGGTTGGTGACAGATGCCTTGGCTGGACGCTCTGAATGAACCTGCCAAAACTACTGGTCACTGTTTCCTCAGGGGCAGGACGCTCCACCACTAAAAAACAGATGAGAGACTGTATAAATAAACACTCAAACACTTGACATTGCTGGATAACACCCATCCTTCTGAGTGCCAGCGACTATTCTAGATTAGTCAATTAGACATTCTGTATAAAAATTTAGCTAAATTTCACACCTTAACAAAAGCCTGGACTTTCACTTCTTTACTTTTCCATCACAAGTTAACAAACAGCCGTTTACTGACAATAAGGCTTTGACAGTAGAGCTTGCTCACCATCTAGTGCAGACTTATGGAGTCCTCGAGCAGCAGAAATAGCAGAAAGGTATCTGGTGGATCTCTGTGTACAAACATTAATGTTTCAGTGACTCAGCCGGACATACAGTTTATAAAGTAAGTATGCACTATatgttttgttctcttttgtaCTGGTTTAAAAAGCctaaaaacaaagctaaatgtCAAGGTTTATGTAATTACAGTTTTTCCTTGTAGGAAACAACCTCAAAAACAGTTATTGGAAATCGTTTCATCAATCAATTGTTTCAATGAGacacttcagtaaaaaaaaaaaaaaaaaaaaaaaaaaaaaaaaaaaaaaaatatatatatatatatagtatatatctatatatatatatatatatatatatatataatatatatatatatatatatatatttgtgtcaGAAGGTTTGATTTTCTTTAAACCTTAGGCAAACATACATAAATCTATAAAATGCTCAACTATGTAAAGACAAAAAATCTTTACCTGTAGGGTTGAAAGCATTTTGTCAATTTCGTCAGGATCTGGATATGAAGATGCTTGAAATCTTTTGCCGTTGATGTAAAGTTGAAGGAATGTTGTCGTCTTCTCTCTGTCTCAATGTTTAGATGAAATGATTGTAGGTAGAGGATGCTGATGTGCTAGAGTCAGGTGTGTCCACCTTTATATAGTATTGGACCACAAAAGACAATGATACACCCACGGAAGGACCTGGGCTGGATTTTCCaaagtattgttatttttagattAATAGGTGGGATTTTTCAGCAGGAAACAAACTGTCTTATTGGAAGGGCCAGTGATGTCATCACTGAAGAGGACATGGGTTGGTTGACATCACTGTAACTCCTCCCAGCTCCATTGAGAATGTTTCTATAAACTTAAAGCATTCTTCACAAGCATCTCAATACTTCATTACAGATCAAGGATCTTCACTAGGTAAGTTTCGTATTTCTGTAATCTGTAAACAAATTTAAGCGacataaatatacaaatcaaCAATAATGTTTTACTGCCCATTCAGTTTTGATTGagtttcatatttatatatattggaACATTTGTttgtatacatattatataaaaatcttattatatatattatcttatcttatatattataaataaccaatttaataatgaacaaatgtacaaaacaattAACATTTCACTGTTCGGTGGGTGTATCATATGTTAAATACATGCTGAAAAGCTGACATAAAAGTATGCTCAAACTTACTGTAAGTTTATCCTCAAGTCTTGTCCTCAGACGGCTGTCTGTCTGTTGACTCCTGTCTGCTGGTTGTTTGAGATGAAACAGATTAAATCTCTGCAGTTGTCAGTTTACTTTCACCTAGACTGTAATAGTATTATTGTTCAGCTAAGAGTCTTCAGATATGTGTGTTATAGAAGAAGTGTGAGTTTTAGTGCCTAAAGGCTAAAACTTCCAATCTGTGAAAGGTGTTTGACTCCTGCTCAGCTGTTTGCTGAACCAGACACCTGTGTCACTTAACTACGGAGGGGAGGGAGGATATGAATGTAAACACACCCTATGAATAGGCTCACTAAATGAGAAGTCTTTCAGCACATAGAGGCACTTTTTTTTACATGGCTTTGACAAAACTATGAGGGTGTTTAACGgtcctttttaataaataaaaaatgtttgtacgCATGCTTGTAGAAGTATGTATATAACCACCACTAAAAGTGCAGAGTATTTTATCTGGTGGATATTGGTCACACTTTTgttggggaccagttctcactattaactagctgttAACTACAACGTTTtgctcagtaaactcctaatttgctgcttattaatagttagtaaagtagttgataagtttaggtatgaggaagggttaagggatctaaaatatggtcatgcagaataaagcatttatatgtgctttataatcaCTAATAAACAGTTAATATACTAGGAATATGCATGTTATCAAACAATGTGTTaacagtgagaactggtccctaaactaaagtgatACCCAGATACTCATCAGTTATAAGTTACTTTTATATCAGCTGATTTAGGCTGATCAAACCAGGCAAACCTATTTTTAAGCAAACtgtgaattaattattattgattatcaGATGACTTGACTGATCAAAGTATTGTATAACCACAAATGTTTGAGCCTTTACTTTTTATCATCGCTTCCTGTTTACACAATTTAATCTTATCAGCAGAAAGCAACATTTAAAGGGAAGTTCATGGCATCAGCAAGTGGCTTTCCGGCAAGTTTTTATGGAGAGCCGGGTGTGCTTGGGCTCCTGGCCAATGGCATCAGTGCTTTCCTTGTTCTACTGCAGAACTTCCATGGGGCCAGGACTGGCGTTCCTGCAGAGGGAGTGGAAAACATATTAGCAGGTCtcattgagaatttttttttgccattttaattatacaaacaAACTTGGAAGAAtcatacatttataaactgaTATCAGAAAATAATAGCAACCTGTTTGCATTGTGGATTCATGCTAGTTCAGTCCAGTACACCTGTTTCATGCATCCTTTTCTGTGCATCTTGTGTTCATTTATACAGGCGTTCATCTCATTCTAATTGGTGGAGTGTGTCAGCTTGTGGCAGGCTTGCTGTCTTTTCGAAAATATGACCATCTGAGTGGGACGTCATTTGTAGGATATGCAGCACTATGGGCAAGCTATGGGGCCACAAGAATTTTCCTAGGTGCCAAACAACAAAGTCCAAACCTATTCAATGAATCTGCAATGATAAACAGCACATTTCCAGATCTGTTCACAGACACTAGCATCAATAAAACTGACATGTTCATCAAGGAGTCTGCTATAGCTGGGCTGGTGCCTTACATCCTGCTTTCCTTTCTGCTGGCCTTCTGTTCAGCAACTGTAAACTACATCATGCCCTTTGTGTTTGGGGCCATCACCCTCACGCTGATATTTGAGGCTGTGGGTCTGGTAGCAGGGTGGGGTTTGGTGGTCTCTGGGGTTCTGGAGCTCCTAATCCTGCTCTTTGCCATATATGGCTCATCAGCACTGCTAATCAAGGGACTGGCCCAACGCTATGTGCTAAAAGGTTTTGGAAACCCTCTCTTCAACGTACTGCTACTAGGAACCACTAACGCAAGTAGCTCCCAAAGCTTGGGccaagagaagaagaagaacacgAAATATGCCGAACCGATGGCCTTGGGATTCTTCTGCGACACTGTCTCACCATTTATCTTTGCTTTCTATGCCTTTAACTACTTCCCGTCACTCTCAGTAGCTGCCATCTGGATAACCATCAATTCTGCTGCTCAACTTCTATCTAGCTATTACGCGTACATGCGTCAAGACTGCTACCATGCAACCAAGTTTGGCCTGCACTGCGTGTTTTGGTTGGTGAAGACCTGGGAAGAGCACGTGGTGTCTGTAACCATCAGCCGGGCTGAAGCTGGTGAAGTAAGGCACGCCATGGTTGGCAACTGGTTCTTCGTGTCTGCCGCCTTGGTGCTCTGCATTGCAAGTCTAAACAAAGACACTCTTGAGCTAGTTCACAACTCATTTTTTGTCCTGGTGACCATATCAACCATCTCCCAGATTCCCATTGAAAGGTACTACATCTTTTTTGGAGTGACCTGCTCCCTCTTTACTCTCCTGTCCTACTATGGCACCTTTGCACGCCTCATCAACACCATTGCCGAGAAGGCCTTGATCCCAGTTGGACCCCAGCCTGTTTCCACTGAATCCCTGCAGAAATATCTCAGTTTCCTCAAGAGATCCAAACAGCATGAGCCTGAAGATAAAGGTGCACAGCTCCCTGATGCTTTGTTTTATCTTTGCAATGGAGTGGCTGCACTCTCAGCCATTCACAGCATTCAGCCCGGCCTGGCGTTTTTCGACCTAACTGTTCCTTGGGTGCTCATCCCAGGAGCCATCATCCAGGCCTATGTCAGTCGACTACAGGTACAAGGTGGCCAGAGATTCGGATCTGTTGTTCCCTCCTTTTATGTGGCTATTTGGGCAACTTGGAGCTGGTTTAGGTTTGCAGGTATGAAAATGTACATATTCatagatagaataaaaaaaataaaaaatacttggcTACAATATTGGTTAGAAATCTAAGATGTATTTTTCCTGCAGGACACCGTTTGGAAATATCCACAGAGTCAGCGAATGGATTTGCAGCTGGGGCAATAGCATTCCTGGTCATCAATGCTTTCTTGATTCTAGTTGGTAGGTTTgtttacaaatacataaaatcgACTCTCACAACTGACTCCTTATTTAAGCATTGCAAATTGgactctttctttatttctttcttttttctttctttctgtacagCGGCCTACAGCAATCTTGTTCTTCTGGTATTGACCACAGTCATGGAGGTCATCATAGTTTGTTTCCTCCTCTCTACTCTTGGAAGACTGCCCTATCAGCTAGAAGGTACTGTACAGAAATTCATTTAGTAAGAAAACATACTgtgaaaaataaagatgaaactgcatgaaaaaaaaatgtgtaaaacttaCCTCACTTTTTCTTGAAACTCTTTCTTTAGTTGCCATGCTAGCAATTTTCGCCATCATATGTTTGTATGGCATGCTAGCATCCCTTGTGAACAGTATCTTCTCCAAGACCCTGATACCAGTTGGACCTTCCCTGATCAAGGTATTACTTTTATCTATGATCACAAAATGCTTAAATCATGTCACTGTTAGACAAGAAGTTCCTACTGACTAACTGATCTTCTTTATCCAagacaagaaaaagaaggaaTCTGAAACCACTTATCCATGTTTTGTCACAAACTCTCGGGAAACCAGTGGACTCCTCAAGATTGCCAAATTGCTGGAAAATAATGGAGTGTGTGGCATCCCTACAGATACTGTCTACGCCTTGGCTGCTTCATGCAAGAACCCCAGTGCAATCGAGAAGATCTACTCTATTAAAGTACGTGCCAGCAGACAAGCTatgaaacataaaattattttacaaatcatcAAATGCCTGTGCTCTTTGTCTGCTGACCCACAAACTTTTATCTCCACTAGGATCGTCCTGCAGAGAAGCCAATTTGCATCTGCATTTCAAGTGTGGAGCAGCTTGTGGCCACCAAACCTCCTTTTAGTCCCCTGCTATGGGAGTTCATGAGAAATGTCTACCCCGGAGGCATCAGTTGCATTGTCCCCAAGGGCGATTGGCTCCTCAAACTCGGTAAGGTTATTAACAAGATACAGGGTTTTGTAATTGCACACAACTCTTTTATCAAACTTGGGACAATCACCAAACCAAATGAAAACTATCCAGTCATTTTCACTGGCCATATTTTCCACAGGTGTGGGTCCTGCATATGACCGTGTGGGGACCAGAGATAGCATTATGATTAGAGTACCTGACCACACTGCTACTGCTCACCTGTGTGAATTCACTGGCCCATTGGCCATTACATCAGCCAATCCCAGTGGAGAAGCTGACAGTACCCATCACGACATGGTCATCAAGTAAGTTTATAAAGACACCAACAAGTGCTGCAAGTGAATATAAACTCTGCCAAACTAATGCactgtatattaaattatattaaatagccTAAACAAGGGTTAATTGAGGGTTTCAAAGGGTGAGACTTTACATAATCCAGGCTGTTATGTTACCTTCAAAAAACTTGATCAAGAACAAACCACAACACTCTATTATTAGgcacactgattcattcacttaATTAAACCAGAGTGTTCTGAAATTAAAAGGTTTACCTCTATTATTAAGTTTACCTCATCTGAAGCCAACTTTATTATTAGGAGGGATGTGTTCTCTGCTGGTcttgacattttatattaaaacaagaaCTAATTTGCAATGGAAAAACATCTTAGCTTTGGCAGTGTGCATAATCGAagcattgttttcttttgtccTGAAACAGCCGTCTTGGTCACAAGATCGATGGAGTCCTGTGTGATGGTGAATCTAATGAAGTGGTGGCATCGACCGTAGTGAACTGCCTCAAAATTGATGAAGGTAAGCTGATATCCCAAAGAGCCGATATCctgttattataatatatgtattgctaacatgcattttgttcattttcaggaaCTATCAGCATTCTTCGTGAAGGTTGTGTGCCTGCATTGAAAGTGAGGCAGATTTTTGAACGAGTAAAAAGCAACATGTTGTAGGATTACTACTAACATCAGTTTCGATGGCACTTTTACTTGCTTTGTTTAATTTGAAGGATGTTTCAGTTTGCATATGAAGGAAATGCTTTGAAATAACTTGACATGTGGCCTAAATGAATAAGTTTTGATATCACTTTACTGCATAATCAGTTATTCTGAGCAAGAAGTATCGCCATGAAACCATGTTAAAGTGAGCATTGTTTACGCTCATATTAAGTGAGCATTAGCTACATAATCCTGTTACTGTATTGCTgtgtaaatgtattgtatgtttgCCAATGCTTTTTAAGGCTGAAAAGTGTTCTAATAccaaactgtttttctttttaatttaatgctatTTATGCTCTTTCAGTGGATCATGCCTTTGTTGATCAAGAGTAAATACACTGAATAGAAGCACTAAGAAATCAATTCAGCcaatgaatgaaaatatatttaaatattgccaTTACTCGGTATGCTTGTATTTGAATATTCTGAACTGAGAAACTGTGTGCATGAGATTTTGTGCTTTAGAACTGtctaataaaatactgttttgtcATGAAAACCAAACTTTATTGAGCTTATATTCCAAGCAAGCTTTAATTCTGTTTGTAGTAGAACCAGACAATGAAGACAATAAATacagaacacacaacacacaagaacacaaataaacacaaagaaaaatatgaaagaatttACAGAAAATATGCAATGCACTACTTGCAGTAAATAAACAGCAATATCTGCGGaccacatacaaacaaaaatgaaacaatataaaaaagtttgCAGATAATGGTTGTATAAATAGAGTTGCAATCAGAATTATTCAACTCCCTTGACCTGCAAGACATTCTGAtgctatgacatttttttttttttttttttttatgaaaacagttCAACCAAAGCATCAGTAAACAATCATAGAAactttattaatatacatttaagtgACTCTGAAGATGTAAAGttgatgaaaagtaaaaaaaatggctCTAATCATTCAagtacaaaattattcaacccccaaGAGTTACATTTTATGCagaatattttattctttctaaCCTCCAACAAACATTACTACCAAGCTCTTAGATGCTTTTGAGACCTCTCTATTGGGATCTTGGCCCATTCTTGGCTTGaaaaagcttccagatcactAATAATCTCCATGAGATTTAGTCTGGAGACTGAACGCACCACTCAAgaatacagtgtatatatatatatatatatatatatatatatatatatatatatatatatatatatatatatatatatatagatagatagatagatagatagatagatagatagatagatagataaatagatagatatagatatatatacaggtgcttctcaataaattagaatgttgtggaaaagttcatttatttcagtaattcaactcaaattgtgaaacttgtgtattaaataaattcagtgaacacagactgaagtagtttaagtctttggttcttttaattggtGATGATCTTGggtaacatttaacaaaaccccaccaatctTAACAAATagttcataagaccaataaaaaataaaaaaaataaaaattaaaaaaaaaactttttagtgaactgttggccttctggaaaggatgttaatttactgtacatatactcAATTCTTGATAGGggttccttttgctttaattactgcctcaatttggcatggcatggaggtgatcagtttgtggcactgctgaggtggtatggaagcccaggtttctatggacagtggccttcagctcatctgcattttttggtctcttgtttctcattttcctcttgacaatacttcatagattctctctggggttcaggtctggtgagttcaaggtcaagcacaccaacaccatggtcatttaaccaacttttggtgcttttggcagtgtgggcaggtgccaaatcctgctggaaaatgaaatcagcatcttcaaaaaagctggtcagcagaaggaagcataaagtgctccaaaattcttggtaaacgggtgcagtgactttcgttttcaaaaaacacagtggaccaacaccagcagatgacattgcaccccaaatcatcacagactgtggaaacttaacactggacttcaagcaacttgggctatgagcttctccacccttcctccagactctaggaccttggtttccaaatgaaatacaaaacttgctctcatctgaaaagaggactttggaccactgtgcaacagtccagttcttcttctccttagcccaggtaagatgcctcaggagtggcgtaacaagaggaatacgacagctgtagccaaattccttgacacgtctgtgtgtggtggctcttgaagccttgaccccagcctcagtccatttcttgtgaagttaactcaaattcttgaatcaattttgcttgacaatcctcataaggctacggttctctcagttggttgtgcatgtttttcttccacactttttccttccactcaactttctgttaatatgcttggatacagcactttgtgaacagccagcttctttggcaatgagtGATTGTGGCTTACCCTTCTTGTGAAGGGTGTTAATGATTGTCTTCTATATTGTCTTCTATAATGATtgtcttctatatatatatatatatatatatatatatatatatatatatatatatatatatatatatatatatgtatatatatatatatatatgtatatatatatatatatatatatat
The Cyprinus carpio isolate SPL01 chromosome B14, ASM1834038v1, whole genome shotgun sequence DNA segment above includes these coding regions:
- the LOC109060025 gene encoding cis-aconitate decarboxylase-like; translation: MLSTLQRSTRYLSAISAARGLHKSALDVVERPAPEETVTSSFGRFIQSVQPRHLSPTVLQRSKRMVLDSIGVGLLGSTTDVFELALQHCQHMYAPDDVSFVYGRQGVKLSPTLAAFVNGVAAHSMDFDDTWHPATHPSGAVLPALLAISDMLHNNSKPSGLDFLTAFNVGIEIQGRLMRFSNEAHNIPKRFHPPSVVGTMGSAAACARLLSLDRSQCSNALAIAASLAGAPMANAATQSKPLHIGNASRLGLEAALLASRGLEASPLVLDAVPGVAGFSAFYEDYAPNPIASLEEHEHSFLIETQDIAFKRFPAHLGMHWIADAAAIVHKSLVGLKGGSVSPNLVQDILLRVPLSKYINRPFPETEHQARHSFQFNACTALLDGEVTVQSFHPEALQRPELLALLSRVRVEHPHDNPANFNIMYGEVEVTLASGDVLRGRCDTFYGHWRNPLSQESLQKKFRSNAGAVLSNERVDRLIEAVEGLDRLDDCKPLLAQLQ
- the si:ch211-153b23.3 gene encoding uncharacterized protein si:ch211-153b23.3 encodes the protein MASASGFPASFYGEPGVLGLLANGISAFLVLLQNFHGARTGVPAEGVENILAGVHLILIGGVCQLVAGLLSFRKYDHLSGTSFVGYAALWASYGATRIFLGAKQQSPNLFNESAMINSTFPDLFTDTSINKTDMFIKESAIAGLVPYILLSFLLAFCSATVNYIMPFVFGAITLTLIFEAVGLVAGWGLVVSGVLELLILLFAIYGSSALLIKGLAQRYVLKGFGNPLFNVLLLGTTNASSSQSLGQEKKKNTKYAEPMALGFFCDTVSPFIFAFYAFNYFPSLSVAAIWITINSAAQLLSSYYAYMRQDCYHATKFGLHCVFWLVKTWEEHVVSVTISRAEAGEVRHAMVGNWFFVSAALVLCIASLNKDTLELVHNSFFVLVTISTISQIPIERYYIFFGVTCSLFTLLSYYGTFARLINTIAEKALIPVGPQPVSTESLQKYLSFLKRSKQHEPEDKGAQLPDALFYLCNGVAALSAIHSIQPGLAFFDLTVPWVLIPGAIIQAYVSRLQVQGGQRFGSVVPSFYVAIWATWSWFRFAGHRLEISTESANGFAAGAIAFLVINAFLILVAAYSNLVLLVLTTVMEVIIVCFLLSTLGRLPYQLEVAMLAIFAIICLYGMLASLVNSIFSKTLIPVGPSLIKDKKKKESETTYPCFVTNSRETSGLLKIAKLLENNGVCGIPTDTVYALAASCKNPSAIEKIYSIKDRPAEKPICICISSVEQLVATKPPFSPLLWEFMRNVYPGGISCIVPKGDWLLKLGVGPAYDRVGTRDSIMIRVPDHTATAHLCEFTGPLAITSANPSGEADSTHHDMVINRLGHKIDGVLCDGESNEVVASTVVNCLKIDEGTISILREGCVPALKVRQIFERVKSNML